The Amycolatopsis solani genome segment GACACGGTGAGCATGCCCGCCGCGATCCAGCCGAGCGGCTTGAACGGGCTGCGCTTCTCGCCCGCCTGCCCGCCCACCAGCGGCGCGACCGCCCCGAACGCGGCGATGTTGCACGCGGTGAACGACCCGGCGAGCCCGGAGACGAACGCGAACAGCGTCCCGGCGAGGGCGCCGCTGATCGGCGTCGCTTTCGCGTCGTACCCGAGCAGCCCGTTCGCGACGCTGTCCCCGATCACGGAGTCGACGAAGGGCGCCGACCAGATGGCCGTCAGCGCGAAGCCGGCCAGGATCGCGACGACGGCGATCGCGGCCCGGCGGGCGGGGTAGGGCCCCTCGCCGAAGAAGCCCGCTTGCGGATGAACCGGAACTTGCTGGGTGACGGCCATCGACGTTTCCCTCCAGTACGCGGGCAAGAACCCGACCGGGAAATCGTCGCAAATCAAGTGCTTGACGCGCTTCTGCCGACCTGCGCCATCACGTTGCGCCGGGTGCCCCCTTGACGACGGCTTCTCAACGCGCGCAGAATTAAACACATGACTAATTCTGCGCTGTCGGTCACCGGGCTCCGCGTCCGGCGCGGTGGCCGGCCCGTGGTGCGGGACGTGAGCTTCGAGGTGCCGCGCGGCGCCGTCACCGGGCTGCTCGGCCCGAGCGGCTGCGGCAAGACCACGCTGATGCGCGCGATCGTCGGCGTCCAGATCGTCGAGGGCGGCACGGTCACCGTCCTCGGCCTGCCCGCCGGGAGCCCGGCGCTGCGGCGGCGGATCGGCTACGCGACGCAGAACCCCGCGATCTACGCCGACCTCACCGTGCGGGAAGCGCTCAAGTACTTCGCCGCGGTGCTGCGCGCGCCGGTGTCCGATGTGGACCGGGTGATCGCCGAAGTCGGGCTGGCCGACCACGCCGGCAAGCTGGTCGGTTCGCTGTCGGGCGGCCAGCACAACCGCGCTAACCTCGCCGTCGCGCTGCTCGGCGAGCCGGAGCTGCTGGTGCTCGACGAGCCGACCGTCGGGCTCGACCCGGTGCTGCGCGACGAACTGTGGTCGCTCTTCCGCCGGCTCGCCGACGGCGGCGCGACGCTGCTCGTGTCCAGCCACGTCATGGACGAAGCGGCGCGCTGCGACCGGCTCCTGCTCATGCGCGAAGGCGTCCTCCTGGCCGACGACGCGCCGCTCGCCCTGCGCGAGCGCACCGGTGCCGCCGACCTCGAAGGCGCGTTCCTGAACCTCGTGCGGGCCGCGTCGTGAACCCCGCGCTGACGCTGGCCACCACCCGGCGCATCCTGACCCAGCTGCGGCACGACCCGCGCACCGTGGTGATGCTGATCCTGGTCCCGACGCTGCTCATGGTGCTGCTGCGGTACGTCTTCAACTCGGCAGCCGTCTTCAGC includes the following:
- a CDS encoding ABC transporter ATP-binding protein; translated protein: MTNSALSVTGLRVRRGGRPVVRDVSFEVPRGAVTGLLGPSGCGKTTLMRAIVGVQIVEGGTVTVLGLPAGSPALRRRIGYATQNPAIYADLTVREALKYFAAVLRAPVSDVDRVIAEVGLADHAGKLVGSLSGGQHNRANLAVALLGEPELLVLDEPTVGLDPVLRDELWSLFRRLADGGATLLVSSHVMDEAARCDRLLLMREGVLLADDAPLALRERTGAADLEGAFLNLVRAAS